The sequence GACCCGCTGCACGGCCGCCTCCACATCACGGCGCACCGACTCGGGCAACTGGTCGGGACAGACCTCAGCAGCCCCCAGCACAGCCGAGTTGATCGAGCCCCGGCGCAGCTCATCAAGGCTGAGGGGCTGACCGCCCAGCTGCTCAATGGCACTGTCGTGCTCACCCCGGATCACCCGGGCGATCGTCTCGCCGGCAATCACCACGGCCTTGTCGAAGGGCACCTCTGCCACCAGTGCCACGCAGACGTTGAGCGCCGCGATGCGGGTGTAGAGCAGCATATCGGCCTCGGTGGCCGCAGCGGCCTGAAGCGGACGGGGCGAGGCCAGCAGCGCCAGCAGCGGCAGGGCCAGCAGCCCGGCGCGGCCCGATCGGCAACCCACAAGCAGCACGCACTGAGAATCAACCCATGCTGCATCACCGCTGCGGCCAGGGTCCTCAGATCTTCGGCGGCGTCTCAGCTCTGCAGCAGCTCCCCGGCCGGCTCCAGGTGCAGCTCATGGTGGTTTTCAGCGATCTCCAGGGCCCCATGACGCCAGGAGTAGATGGAGCGTGAGCGGTAGCGGTCCTGGTCCACGAGGCGAATGTGCTCGAGGATGGTCCAATCGCCATAGTGCGACGTGAAGATCAGCTCGTGCTCATCCACCTGGCGGATCTGGCTGGCGGCTGAACTCTGCTCCGCCGCACTCTCCTGCAGGTAGCCACTGCTGCGCTGCAGCTGGTGGCCACAGAGCACGGCCTCCATGCTGCCGGTGCGGGGGTACTGGGGCTTGCGCTCAAAGAAATCGAACTCCTTCTCCGGCCACCAGGTGAAGCGGTAGGCCGCATCCCCATCCAGAGGCGAATCAAAGGCCTGCACCCGCAGCATCATCTCCACCAGCAGGGTTTCGCCATCCGCGAAGAAATACACCCGGCGCGACTTCCAGAGTCCGAGATTGCGGGCAAACCAACGCTTCAGGTTGCTGTCCAGCTGGATGCGGGGCGGCGGGGTGCTCGGCATGGGTTCGGTGGCTCCGGAGGAGGCTCTCCAGCAAGGGGAATGGCTGTGGCGTCCTGGGCACGGACCTTGAACCCAGGAGGTGCCAACACGCGGCGGGCCCTGTCCTTGTCCTAGCCACGCTGAGCCGCCCCCGCCCAGACGCCATAACGTGGGAGCTGTGAACGAGGACTCCACGAGCACGGCCACGGGCGCGGGCACGACCACAGGCGCGAGCGCGGCCCAGGTCGGCCCCCAGGTGCTGAACCTGCTGCTTGTGGCCACCGGCCAGCAGCTGGCCAGTGCCGATCTGCGGGCCCTGCTGCAGGTGCTCAAACGCGACGATCTGGGCTTCGAGGTGAAGCTGGAGATCGCTGATCCGCGCCGGCAGCCGCAACTGCTGGAGCTGCACCGGCTGCTCGCCACCCCGGCCCTGGTGAAGCTCTCCCCCGCGCCCCGCCAGGTGTTTGCCGGCAGTCCGATCAGCCCGCGGCTGCAGAGCTGGCTGCCGCGCTGGCAGCAGCTGGCCGTGGTCAACGACCTCGGCATCAACCGCGGCAGCCTCGATCTCGAGGCCAGCCGCTCGCGGCGGGAGCTGCAACTGGAGGACCAGCTGCTGGTGATGCGCCAGGAGAACGAAACCCTGATCGAGCGCCTGGGCATCCAGGAACGGCTGCTGCGGATGGTCGCCCATGAACTCCGCACCCCCCTCACCGCCGCCAAGCTGGCCCTGCAGAGCCACCAGCTCGGCCAGATCGATGAGCGCCGCTACCAGGAGGTGGTGCGCCGCCGTCTCGATGACATCGAGGCCCTCTCCAAGGATCTGCTGGAGGTGGGCACCACCCGCTGGGAGGCCCTGTTCAACCCCAAGCGCCTGAGCCTCGGCAAGCTGGCCGCCGAGGCCATCCTCGAACTCGAGAAGCTCTGGGTGGGCAAGGCGCTGCGGCTGATCACCGACATCCCGGCCGACCTGCCGGACGTCTACGGCGACGAGCGGCGGCTGCACCAGGTTCTGCTCAACCTGCTGGAAAACGCCTTCAAGTTCACCCCCTCGGGCGGGGAGGTGAGGCTCACCCTGCTGCACCGCACCGAGCAGTGGCTGGAGGTGAGCGTGGGAGACAGCGGCCCGGGGATACCCGCCGCCCAGCAGAAGCAGATCTTTCTCGACCGGGTGCGGTTGCCGCAGACCGCCGACACCACCTCCGGCTATGGCGTCGGCCTGTCGGTGTGCCGCCGCATCGCCGAGGTCCACGGCGGCCGCATCTGGGTGGTGTCGGAGCCGGGGGAGGGGGCCTGCTTCCACGTGACCGTGCCGGTCTGGAGCGGGCAGGACCAACCTGCCTTGACGAAGGGTCACCCTGGCCCGTAGCTTCCTTCCATCAGCACTGCGGTTCAGAAATCAGTTCTGCCGTTGTTTCTGCTGTGGCCTCGCCCCCATCGTCTAGAGGCCTAGGACACCTCCCTTTCACGGAGGCGACAGGGGTTCGAATCCCCTTGGGGGTATTCATTCATGCTGCCGGGCAGCGTGGAAGGTTGTGGGCTTGGGGATCGGAGTTTGAGCCAGGATGGTTCAACCCATCCCATAGAACTACAGCCCTTGGTTTGGCTTTGGGCTGCTTCAAGTCTGTCCAGCTCAGGTATGGCTGCATCGATTCCAACCCGATCGGGAGACACCGGATGGATCTCGGGGCCGGTTGATCACCCCAGGGGTGACTCCCGCTGATGCGTTACTCCCGGCTCTGATCAGAACACTCAGTTGATGGCGGCCCGGCGCATCGCCTCCAGCTGGACGCCACGCAGGTTGCTGGCCAGGTCCTTGCGCAGGCGCTGCTCGATCAAACCCAGCGGCATGCCGGGCCGGCCCTGCACGATCAGCTCGTAGAGCAGGCTGCTTTCCGGGATGCTGCGCCCGGGTTCCTGGCCGATCCGCCAGACCCCCTCGAAGCGCCGGAAGTCGCCCTGGCGCATCGCAAAGCGCAGCTCGCCGGCTTCACGGTGTTCCACCAGCTCCAGTTCCACCTTGGCACTGAAGCGCAGGCCACAGAACTGCTGGGTGCCCACCTGCTCCAGGCAGACCCGGTTACCGCGGCGCCAGAGCTGGCGGGAGCTGGCCAGGTTCGGGATGAAGCTGCTGAGGTTGGGATAGTCCGTGAGCACGGCCCAGAGGCAGTCGGCATGGAGCGGCAACCGCAGCTGCACAGCCAGGCGGCGGGTGCCGTTGGCCAGATACTCCATCTCCTGCTGGATGGTGTCGAGGCGACAGCTGCCCGTGTCGGCGGAACTGGTGGCAGGGGACCCGGTGGCTGAAGACATCGAACCACTCACCTCGGGTCCGGCAGCCACGGGAGTTGCGGCGAGAGGCGATGCCAGGCGCTGCGCCAATGGAGTCGGTGTGTGCTGCATCACAAACCTAAACGCAATCTCCTGAGATCGACGATCCGGTGTGTTTCCTATGATCAGCCGGATTTTTGCCAGGGCCCAGCCATCATGCGTGTTTCAACGGGCAGTGCCTCCCAGTCCGACAGCCGCATGGTGAGCGTGGTGGTCGAGGCGTTCGGCATCGGCCGCCAGCGCCAGGCCGAGCGTCGTTTCACCGTGCCCTTCGCCCAGCTCCAGACCATCTTCCAGACCATCGCCCGCCAGGGCGGACGGATCAAGGCGGTGGAGATGGCGGATGGGCTGTCTGCCGCCCCTGGCGACGCCGCCTCGGCTCCTGCCGCCGCAGCGGCCCCTGCCCCAGCCCCCAACCCCTCGAAACCAGCTGCCGTGTCCCACGCCGCCGTCCCGGTCAACCTCTACAAGCCCAAGGATCCGTTCGTCGGCACCGTCACCGAGAACTACAGCCTGCTGGCCGAAGGAGCCATCGGCCGGGTGAACCACATCACCTTCGACCTGGCGGGCGGCGATCCCCAGCTCCATTACGTGGAGGGCCAGAGCATCGGCATCATCCCCGACGGCACCGATGCCAAGGGCAAGCCCCACAAGCTCCGCCTGTACTCGATCGCCAGCACCCGCCACGGCGACAACATGGAGGCCCACACCGTGTCGCTGTGCGTGCGCCAGCTCCAGTACGAGCTGGACGGCGCCACCATCAACGGCGTCTGCTCCTCCTTCCTGTGTGACATCGACCCCGGG is a genomic window of Cyanobium sp. NS01 containing:
- a CDS encoding cAMP phosphodiesterase is translated as MLLVGCRSGRAGLLALPLLALLASPRPLQAAAATEADMLLYTRIAALNVCVALVAEVPFDKAVVIAGETIARVIRGEHDSAIEQLGGQPLSLDELRRGSINSAVLGAAEVCPDQLPESVRRDVEAAVQRVTGSEAIPPPPQPATLPPGDAAN
- a CDS encoding histidine kinase gives rise to the protein MLNLLLVATGQQLASADLRALLQVLKRDDLGFEVKLEIADPRRQPQLLELHRLLATPALVKLSPAPRQVFAGSPISPRLQSWLPRWQQLAVVNDLGINRGSLDLEASRSRRELQLEDQLLVMRQENETLIERLGIQERLLRMVAHELRTPLTAAKLALQSHQLGQIDERRYQEVVRRRLDDIEALSKDLLEVGTTRWEALFNPKRLSLGKLAAEAILELEKLWVGKALRLITDIPADLPDVYGDERRLHQVLLNLLENAFKFTPSGGEVRLTLLHRTEQWLEVSVGDSGPGIPAAQQKQIFLDRVRLPQTADTTSGYGVGLSVCRRIAEVHGGRIWVVSEPGEGACFHVTVPVWSGQDQPALTKGHPGP
- a CDS encoding SRPBCC family protein, yielding MSSATGSPATSSADTGSCRLDTIQQEMEYLANGTRRLAVQLRLPLHADCLWAVLTDYPNLSSFIPNLASSRQLWRRGNRVCLEQVGTQQFCGLRFSAKVELELVEHREAGELRFAMRQGDFRRFEGVWRIGQEPGRSIPESSLLYELIVQGRPGMPLGLIEQRLRKDLASNLRGVQLEAMRRAAIN
- a CDS encoding FAD-binding oxidoreductase, with product MRVSTGSASQSDSRMVSVVVEAFGIGRQRQAERRFTVPFAQLQTIFQTIARQGGRIKAVEMADGLSAAPGDAASAPAAAAAPAPAPNPSKPAAVSHAAVPVNLYKPKDPFVGTVTENYSLLAEGAIGRVNHITFDLAGGDPQLHYVEGQSIGIIPDGTDAKGKPHKLRLYSIASTRHGDNMEAHTVSLCVRQLQYELDGATINGVCSSFLCDIDPGAKVKITGPVGKEMLLPEDEEANVIMLATGTGIAPMRAYLRRMFEPAEREKNGWHFRGKAWLFMGVPTTPNLLYDADFEHYLSQFPDNFRYTKAISREQKNSRDGRMYIQDRVLEHADEIFTMIEDPKTHVYMCGLRGMEPGIDEAMTTAAAAKGIDWSELRPQLKKADRWHVETY